The Pseudomonas azotoformans genome has a segment encoding these proteins:
- a CDS encoding polyprenyl synthetase family protein gives MAMLLQTTQPHSTLLLQMLESDFSSSSTFAQEYHLAAGFWNEALLDPARTFFRTPGKGFRASLVNLGWHLAGREECAPPELAIILEALHGGSLIVDDIEDNSSWRRGKPALHVTHGLPLALNTGNWLYFWALSLIQRLGLPGAVELKVSRAVSSTLLHCHSGQALDLSVRLTDLEQAEVLSVVSVISGLKTGRLMALAASLGAIAAGGSKSLIESLTVYGQQVGVALQMLDDLGNFGEQLDPIKRYEDLRNDRPSWVWAWLAEDLSCCYFNSLKKKAQAVVEPYEVQSLADDICQALGARGTQRSNNILDQSFRELCIKAGPHQGLDEARQQLTQLRASFIGSTRVWSDHE, from the coding sequence ATGGCTATGCTGCTTCAAACAACACAACCACATTCAACTCTGCTGCTGCAAATGCTTGAGAGCGATTTCTCATCCTCCTCAACATTTGCACAGGAGTATCACTTGGCTGCAGGTTTCTGGAACGAAGCACTCCTGGACCCGGCACGCACATTTTTCCGTACGCCTGGTAAAGGATTTCGTGCGTCTCTGGTGAATCTCGGCTGGCACCTGGCAGGGCGCGAGGAGTGCGCACCTCCAGAACTGGCAATTATCCTTGAGGCACTCCACGGCGGTTCGCTGATCGTGGATGACATTGAAGACAACTCATCCTGGCGACGTGGCAAACCAGCGTTGCACGTTACCCATGGGCTGCCGCTGGCGTTGAATACCGGCAATTGGCTGTATTTCTGGGCGCTCAGCCTGATACAGCGTTTGGGCCTGCCCGGCGCCGTAGAGCTGAAGGTATCCCGCGCAGTGTCGTCGACGTTGCTTCACTGCCACTCGGGGCAGGCATTGGATCTATCTGTACGCTTGACCGACTTGGAACAAGCAGAAGTGCTTTCGGTTGTATCCGTGATCTCAGGTTTGAAAACAGGACGACTGATGGCCTTGGCTGCGTCGTTGGGTGCCATTGCGGCAGGAGGGTCGAAATCCCTTATCGAGAGCCTGACAGTGTATGGACAGCAGGTGGGTGTGGCGCTGCAGATGTTGGATGATCTGGGTAACTTCGGTGAGCAGCTCGACCCCATCAAGCGATATGAAGATTTACGCAATGATCGGCCCTCTTGGGTGTGGGCGTGGCTGGCGGAGGACTTGAGTTGCTGTTATTTCAACTCATTGAAGAAAAAGGCCCAAGCTGTTGTCGAGCCGTATGAAGTGCAGTCGCTGGCAGATGACATTTGCCAAGCACTGGGCGCTCGAGGGACTCAACGAAGTAATAATATTCTGGATCAGTCGTTTCGAGAGCTTTGTATCAAGGCGGGACCGCATCAGGGACTTGATGAAGCTCGACAGCAATTGACGCAACTCAGGGCGAGTTTCATCGGGTCTACAAGAGTGTGGTCTGATCATGAGTGA
- a CDS encoding IclR family transcriptional regulator, with the protein MSEERNSLHNQSLEKGLSVLKAFSAQRRSMSLAEVAEAAGMTKSSAQRMVFTLESLGYLRKHSRTRHYQLTPRVLELGFSYLDAHSLIEVANPFLSELTRLTGETSCLTEPAGYDMTYIARFVSSGFVPVHMPIGSRVPMYCTASGRAYLSALPQEEALVLIENSQRIAHTSQTLTDVEQILQSLQQVREQGYAVNGQELFLGDMTIGAPVLGANGRPVAAVHVVAPTSRWSRADAEKQLAPALLQCSRALSNSARNLG; encoded by the coding sequence ATGTCCGAAGAACGCAACAGTCTGCACAACCAATCCCTGGAAAAAGGCCTGTCGGTGCTCAAGGCATTCAGCGCACAGCGCCGCAGCATGAGCCTTGCAGAGGTGGCCGAGGCTGCTGGCATGACCAAAAGCTCGGCCCAGCGCATGGTGTTTACCCTGGAAAGCCTGGGTTACCTTCGGAAACACTCCCGCACACGGCATTACCAACTCACACCTCGGGTGCTGGAGTTGGGTTTTAGTTATCTGGATGCGCATTCGTTGATCGAGGTGGCCAATCCGTTTCTGTCGGAGCTGACGCGATTGACCGGCGAAACGTCATGCCTCACCGAGCCTGCGGGCTACGACATGACCTATATCGCGCGTTTCGTCAGCTCAGGGTTTGTGCCGGTGCACATGCCGATCGGTTCGCGGGTGCCGATGTATTGCACGGCGTCGGGGCGCGCGTATTTGAGCGCGTTGCCGCAGGAGGAGGCGTTGGTGTTGATCGAGAACAGCCAGCGCATTGCCCACACCAGCCAGACGCTGACTGACGTCGAGCAGATTCTGCAATCGTTACAGCAAGTGCGTGAGCAGGGCTATGCAGTGAATGGCCAGGAGCTGTTCCTGGGCGACATGACCATCGGCGCGCCGGTGTTGGGTGCCAATGGCCGGCCGGTGGCGGCGGTGCATGTGGTGGCGCCGACCAGTCGGTGGAGCAGGGCGGATGCGGAGAAGCAGTTGGCGCCGGCGTTGTTGCAGTGTTCGCGAGCATTGAGTAACTCAGCGCGGAATCTGGGGTGA
- a CDS encoding ABC transporter substrate-binding protein, with translation MNSLSPLFRRLAFGLCAAVCVSAAHADSASSYKVGATASGSPFTFLDIKSNSIQGVMVDVAEAVGKAGGFTSQIEQTNFAALIPSLTSGKLDFISAGMLKTEERTKVVDFSAPVYAYGEGLIVNADDNTAYPDLMPLKDQVVGVQAGTVFYDQLNKLGIFKEIRTYDSIGEMVRDLSLGRIKAAVGDQPVVAYQIRQKLFKGVKLAPDYKPTNVGEVCLVVRKGDAQTLERLNTAIASIKADGTLDSILKKWGLDTLVRP, from the coding sequence ATGAACAGTCTTTCGCCCTTGTTTCGCCGCCTTGCCTTCGGTCTGTGCGCCGCCGTTTGTGTCAGCGCCGCGCACGCAGACAGTGCGTCCTCGTACAAAGTCGGTGCAACCGCCAGTGGCTCGCCGTTTACCTTTCTCGACATCAAGAGCAACAGCATCCAGGGCGTGATGGTGGATGTGGCCGAGGCCGTGGGCAAGGCCGGCGGGTTCACCAGCCAGATCGAGCAGACCAACTTCGCGGCGCTGATTCCATCACTCACCTCGGGCAAGCTGGACTTCATTTCCGCCGGCATGCTCAAGACCGAAGAGCGCACCAAGGTGGTCGACTTCAGCGCCCCGGTGTATGCCTACGGTGAAGGCCTGATCGTCAATGCCGACGACAACACCGCCTACCCGGACCTTATGCCACTCAAGGACCAAGTGGTCGGCGTGCAAGCCGGCACCGTCTTCTATGACCAACTGAACAAGCTCGGTATTTTCAAGGAAATCCGCACCTACGACTCCATCGGTGAGATGGTCCGCGACCTGTCCCTGGGCCGCATCAAGGCTGCCGTGGGCGACCAGCCGGTGGTGGCCTACCAGATCCGCCAGAAGCTGTTCAAAGGCGTGAAACTCGCCCCGGACTACAAGCCCACCAATGTCGGCGAAGTGTGCCTGGTGGTGCGCAAGGGTGACGCACAAACCCTGGAGCGCCTGAACACCGCTATCGCCAGCATCAAGGCCGACGGCACCCTGGACAGCATCCTCAAGAAGTGGGGACTTGATACCCTGGTGCGCCCATGA
- a CDS encoding amino acid ABC transporter permease, whose translation MNPAEFLQNAQDFLPILLQGAWVTIQITVLSFLLSSAIGLVLALLKLSPIRALSWTASTIINVIRGLPIIVQLFYIYFVLPDMGVHLTAFYAGVIGMGIAYSAYQAENFRTGIIAVEQGQREAAEALGMRSALMMRRVILPQAFRIALPPYGNTLVMMLKDSSLVSTITVAEMTRQGQLIASSTFQNMTVYTLVALLYLLMSLPLVYGLRRMEQHLGRRKKA comes from the coding sequence ATGAACCCGGCTGAGTTCCTGCAAAACGCCCAGGACTTCTTGCCGATCCTGCTGCAAGGCGCCTGGGTGACGATCCAGATCACGGTGCTGTCGTTCCTGCTCAGCAGCGCGATCGGCCTGGTGCTGGCGCTGCTCAAGCTGTCGCCAATCCGCGCGCTGTCGTGGACGGCCAGCACCATCATCAACGTGATCCGTGGCCTGCCGATCATTGTGCAGCTGTTCTACATCTACTTTGTGCTGCCGGACATGGGTGTGCACCTCACCGCGTTCTACGCGGGCGTGATCGGCATGGGCATCGCCTACTCGGCGTACCAGGCCGAGAACTTCCGCACCGGGATCATTGCCGTCGAACAGGGCCAGCGTGAGGCCGCCGAAGCCTTGGGCATGCGCTCGGCACTGATGATGCGCCGGGTGATCCTGCCGCAGGCGTTCCGCATCGCCCTGCCGCCCTACGGCAACACCCTGGTGATGATGCTCAAGGACTCGTCCCTGGTATCGACCATCACCGTGGCCGAGATGACCCGCCAGGGCCAACTCATCGCCTCGTCCACCTTCCAGAACATGACCGTCTACACCCTGGTCGCCCTGCTCTACCTGCTGATGAGCCTGCCGCTGGTGTATGGCCTGCGCCGCATGGAACAGCACCTGGGCCGGAGGAAAAAAGCATGA
- a CDS encoding amino acid ABC transporter ATP-binding protein, translating to MIEIRQLQKHYGSHRVLHGVDLDVAKGEVVCLIGPSGSGKSTLLRCINALEAYDGGVITVFGQTVQRGSKTVHALRSRMGMVFQRFNLFPHRTVLENVMEGPVYVKGEPAQQAREEALVLLEKVGLSAKADAYPEQLSGGQQQRVAIARALAMKPEAMLFDEPTSALDPELVGDVLAVMRTLADEGMTMIVVTHEMGFAREVADRVCFLHGGYIVESGAAEQVLGNPQHPRTQDFLRRVLHPTGDTRSLS from the coding sequence ATGATCGAAATTCGCCAACTGCAAAAACATTACGGCAGCCACCGCGTGCTGCACGGCGTCGACCTGGACGTGGCCAAGGGCGAAGTGGTGTGCCTGATCGGCCCTTCGGGTTCAGGCAAGTCCACCTTGCTGCGCTGCATCAATGCGCTGGAAGCCTATGACGGCGGCGTCATCACCGTGTTCGGCCAAACCGTACAACGCGGCAGCAAGACCGTGCACGCCCTGCGCAGCCGCATGGGCATGGTGTTCCAGCGCTTCAACCTGTTCCCCCATCGCACCGTGCTGGAAAACGTCATGGAAGGCCCGGTGTATGTCAAAGGCGAACCTGCGCAACAAGCCCGCGAGGAAGCCCTGGTGTTGCTGGAAAAGGTCGGCTTGAGTGCCAAGGCCGACGCCTACCCGGAGCAACTCTCCGGTGGCCAGCAACAACGCGTAGCCATCGCCCGCGCCCTGGCGATGAAACCCGAAGCGATGTTGTTCGACGAACCTACCTCGGCCCTCGACCCGGAACTGGTGGGCGATGTGCTGGCAGTGATGCGCACCCTGGCGGATGAAGGCATGACCATGATCGTGGTGACCCATGAAATGGGCTTTGCCCGCGAAGTGGCCGACCGCGTGTGCTTCCTGCATGGCGGCTACATCGTCGAAAGCGGCGCGGCGGAGCAGGTGCTGGGCAATCCGCAGCATCCACGCACCCAGGACTTTCTGCGCCGTGTGCTGCATCCCACTGGCGATACGCGGAGCCTGTCATGA
- a CDS encoding NAD(P)/FAD-dependent oxidoreductase has protein sequence MKSLWSATAPSEVPTPALSESVKVDVAIVGAGYTGLSTALHLAERGVSVCVLEANEPGWGASGRNGGQVNPTLKYDPEQLVQMYGPERAEPLISTVSSSADLVFKLIEKHGIDCAPVRKGWMQVSYTGKGVAGLHARADQWARRGVPVHRLDAAAVASRMGSDAFAGGWLDGRAGAIQPLAYARGLVGAALAAGVRIHGQSAVTGLQRQGFGWQLQTASGAQVTADQVVLATNGYSGNLWPGMAQSILAANSFIVATKPLTGRAAESILPGQETVSTAQRLLLYFRKDSHGRLLMGGRGLFNDPTSPTDFAHLERSLALLFPQLGPLEFEYRWAGRIAITRDFMPHVHEPAPGLTLALGCNGRGIALCTSLGQQLAERLCDRKAEFAYPVTPLQRLPMHGLQRFYIGAGVAWYSLLDRLNIS, from the coding sequence ATGAAGTCATTGTGGTCCGCGACCGCACCGTCGGAGGTGCCGACGCCTGCGTTGAGTGAATCGGTGAAGGTCGATGTGGCGATTGTCGGTGCGGGCTATACCGGCTTGTCCACGGCACTGCATTTGGCCGAGCGAGGCGTGAGCGTCTGCGTGTTGGAAGCCAATGAGCCGGGTTGGGGTGCGTCCGGGCGCAACGGTGGGCAGGTCAACCCCACCCTCAAATATGACCCGGAACAACTGGTGCAGATGTATGGACCGGAACGCGCCGAGCCGTTGATCTCAACCGTATCGAGCTCGGCGGACCTAGTGTTCAAGCTGATCGAAAAACACGGCATCGATTGCGCCCCGGTACGCAAGGGTTGGATGCAGGTGTCGTACACCGGAAAAGGCGTCGCCGGATTGCATGCGCGGGCAGATCAGTGGGCCCGGCGTGGTGTGCCGGTACATCGACTGGATGCCGCAGCGGTGGCTTCACGCATGGGCAGTGACGCGTTTGCCGGCGGTTGGCTGGACGGCCGTGCCGGTGCGATTCAGCCGTTGGCGTATGCCCGTGGGTTGGTGGGCGCAGCGTTGGCGGCGGGTGTAAGGATTCATGGGCAAAGTGCAGTGACAGGCTTGCAGCGTCAGGGGTTCGGCTGGCAATTGCAGACCGCCTCCGGTGCGCAGGTGACCGCTGACCAAGTGGTGCTCGCCACCAACGGCTACAGCGGCAACCTATGGCCGGGCATGGCGCAAAGCATCCTGGCGGCCAACAGTTTTATCGTCGCGACCAAGCCTCTGACGGGGCGTGCGGCCGAGAGCATTTTGCCGGGGCAGGAAACCGTCTCTACCGCACAAAGGCTGCTGCTGTACTTTCGCAAAGACAGCCATGGCCGCTTGTTGATGGGCGGACGCGGGCTGTTCAACGACCCCACCTCGCCCACGGACTTTGCTCACCTGGAGCGTTCGTTGGCGCTGCTGTTTCCGCAGTTGGGGCCATTGGAATTCGAATACCGTTGGGCTGGGCGAATCGCGATCACGCGGGACTTCATGCCCCATGTCCACGAACCTGCGCCAGGCCTCACGTTGGCGCTGGGTTGTAATGGTCGGGGGATTGCGCTGTGTACCAGCCTGGGGCAGCAACTGGCGGAGCGGTTGTGTGACCGCAAGGCAGAGTTTGCCTACCCGGTGACGCCGTTGCAGCGTTTGCCGATGCATGGGTTGCAGCGGTTTTACATTGGGGCGGGGGTGGCGTGGTACAGCTTGTTGGATCGGCTCAATATCAGCTGA
- the mddA gene encoding methanethiol S-methyltransferase has protein sequence MNPQKNPNSLPARLAGLAYSLVCYLVFLATFLYLIGFLGGFKVPKTINDGPFIHWSLATLINGLLVILFGMQHSIMARKNFKNRLAAFIPPAVERSTYVLISSWVLMLMFWLWQPMPHTVWSVDAAWARALLAGLFWLGWGIVLLATLLISHFELFGLKQAFDRWRDTAPHTPTFRTPLLYKIVRHPLYLGFLIAFWATPDMTVGHLLFSMGLTVYLFIGAYFEEKDLVVLFSDRYRQYQGETSMILPVPKRRPKGRNTDT, from the coding sequence ATGAACCCGCAAAAGAACCCGAACAGCCTCCCGGCGCGGCTGGCCGGGCTGGCATACAGCCTGGTCTGCTACTTGGTTTTCCTGGCCACCTTTTTATACCTGATAGGTTTTCTGGGTGGCTTCAAGGTGCCAAAAACCATCAACGATGGACCCTTCATCCATTGGTCATTGGCAACATTGATCAACGGTTTGCTGGTCATCCTGTTCGGCATGCAACACAGCATCATGGCGCGTAAAAACTTCAAGAACAGGCTGGCCGCTTTCATTCCTCCGGCGGTTGAACGCTCCACCTATGTGTTGATCAGCAGTTGGGTACTCATGTTGATGTTTTGGCTTTGGCAACCTATGCCGCACACGGTGTGGAGCGTTGACGCCGCCTGGGCAAGGGCCTTGTTGGCGGGGTTGTTCTGGCTGGGCTGGGGCATCGTCTTGCTGGCAACATTGTTGATCAGCCACTTCGAACTGTTCGGCCTCAAGCAAGCCTTTGATCGTTGGCGCGACACGGCACCGCACACGCCGACATTCAGAACGCCGCTGCTGTACAAGATCGTTCGCCACCCGCTGTACCTGGGGTTCTTGATTGCCTTCTGGGCTACGCCTGACATGACGGTCGGGCATTTACTGTTTTCGATGGGCCTGACGGTCTATCTCTTTATCGGTGCCTACTTTGAAGAGAAGGACCTAGTGGTGTTGTTTAGTGATAGATATCGGCAGTATCAGGGAGAGACCAGCATGATTTTGCCGGTGCCGAAGAGACGGCCCAAGGGGCGGAACACAGACACTTGA
- a CDS encoding signal peptidase II, with protein MSTSSLLRSRTFALFAGIAFVAIDQLVKLLALVSLQANSFKFGASPLNLALELSLNPGAFLSLGAALPSQVKQLIFIVGVAVVVAWAMGWSLSNWSQPLRKVLPLYAIALGGIANLIDRVFRDGHVVDYMVLNVGPTHTGVFNIADIAITAGAIYLMIDLLVQPRKA; from the coding sequence TTGAGCACGTCGTCCCTACTGCGAAGCCGCACCTTTGCCCTCTTCGCAGGCATCGCCTTTGTTGCCATAGACCAGCTCGTCAAACTACTGGCCCTGGTTTCACTGCAAGCCAACAGCTTCAAATTCGGTGCCAGCCCCCTCAACCTCGCGCTGGAACTGAGCCTGAACCCAGGCGCCTTCCTGAGCCTGGGCGCGGCGCTACCGTCGCAGGTCAAACAGCTGATCTTTATCGTGGGTGTGGCGGTCGTGGTGGCATGGGCGATGGGGTGGTCACTTTCCAACTGGAGCCAACCGCTGCGTAAAGTCTTGCCGCTGTACGCGATTGCGTTGGGCGGTATCGCCAACCTGATTGACCGCGTGTTTCGCGACGGGCATGTGGTTGACTACATGGTGCTGAATGTTGGGCCGACGCACACTGGCGTGTTCAATATTGCTGATATCGCAATTACAGCTGGTGCAATCTATTTAATGATCGACTTGTTGGTACAACCGCGAAAGGCATAG
- a CDS encoding zeta toxin family protein: MSTTPRDRMFAGPNGSGKSTFNSKVPAHLLVNYINPDAIELSIRETGVFELAAFGLDQHARRALLFLRDHTLLLNFPDSLAKLEGLVVGGDQIAFPSRQVDSYIASALSDFIRVSLIEERVSFTFETVMSDSSKIELLRQAKAAGYRVYVYYVATADADINVARVAYRASIGGHDVPADKIRSRYKRSLENLSEAVLLSNRAYIFDNSQDGEPSFAQLAEITEGEDIDIVSDTQPAWFKQYVIDKLT, translated from the coding sequence TTGAGCACCACCCCCAGGGACCGGATGTTCGCCGGACCGAACGGGAGTGGAAAGAGCACGTTCAACTCGAAAGTTCCGGCTCATTTGTTGGTGAACTACATCAACCCTGATGCAATTGAGTTGAGCATCCGCGAAACGGGAGTGTTTGAACTTGCTGCGTTTGGCCTTGATCAACATGCCAGGCGGGCACTTCTGTTCTTACGCGATCATACGCTACTTTTGAATTTTCCCGACTCTCTCGCCAAGCTGGAAGGGTTAGTCGTGGGCGGCGATCAAATCGCTTTTCCCTCAAGGCAGGTGGACTCCTATATAGCCTCTGCGTTGTCTGACTTTATTCGAGTTTCTTTGATTGAAGAACGGGTGAGTTTTACCTTTGAAACCGTCATGTCAGATAGCAGCAAGATAGAGTTGCTCCGGCAGGCGAAAGCAGCGGGGTATCGGGTATACGTCTACTACGTTGCTACTGCAGATGCCGATATCAACGTTGCGCGGGTTGCGTACAGGGCATCCATCGGGGGGCATGATGTTCCCGCCGACAAAATTCGCTCTCGTTACAAGCGCTCGCTGGAGAATCTCTCCGAGGCTGTTTTGCTTTCAAACAGAGCTTATATCTTTGATAACTCGCAAGACGGTGAGCCTAGTTTCGCTCAGCTGGCGGAAATTACCGAAGGTGAGGATATCGATATCGTTTCGGACACGCAGCCCGCCTGGTTTAAGCAATACGTGATCGATAAGTTGACGTAG
- the glsB gene encoding glutaminase B, translating to MQAMLSSILDEVRPLIGLGKVADYIPALADVPANQLGIAVYGNDGTAYCAGDADTLFSVQSISKVFSLVQAIDHGGETIWERLGHEPSGQPFNSMVQLEFERGRPRNPFINAGALVICDINQSRFAVPILSMRDFVRRLSGNPQILVNSIVAESEAQHGARNAAMAYLMKSFGNFHNDVDAVLHSYFNYCALQMSCLDLARAFSFLANEGISAHSGEQILTARQTKQVNSIMATSGLYDEAGNFAYRVGLPGKSGVGGGIVAVVPGQFTVCVWSPELNAAGNSLAGMKALELLSERIGWSVF from the coding sequence ATGCAGGCGATGCTCTCCTCGATCCTCGACGAAGTGCGCCCCCTGATCGGCCTCGGCAAGGTTGCCGACTACATCCCCGCGCTGGCCGACGTGCCGGCCAACCAACTGGGCATCGCCGTTTACGGCAACGATGGCACAGCCTACTGCGCCGGCGACGCCGACACCTTGTTCTCGGTGCAGAGCATTTCCAAGGTGTTCAGCCTGGTGCAAGCCATCGACCACGGCGGTGAAACCATCTGGGAGCGCCTGGGGCATGAGCCTTCCGGACAGCCATTTAACTCCATGGTGCAGCTGGAATTCGAGCGCGGCCGCCCGCGTAACCCGTTCATCAATGCCGGTGCGCTGGTGATCTGCGACATCAACCAGTCGCGCTTTGCCGTGCCGATCTTATCGATGCGCGACTTTGTGCGGCGCCTGTCGGGTAACCCGCAAATCCTGGTCAATAGCATCGTCGCCGAGTCCGAAGCGCAACACGGTGCGCGTAACGCGGCCATGGCCTATCTGATGAAATCGTTCGGCAACTTCCACAATGACGTGGACGCGGTGCTGCACAGCTACTTCAACTACTGCGCGTTGCAGATGAGCTGCCTGGACTTGGCCCGCGCATTCAGCTTCCTCGCCAACGAGGGCATAAGCGCCCACAGCGGCGAGCAGATTTTGACGGCGCGCCAGACCAAGCAGGTCAACTCGATCATGGCCACCAGCGGGCTGTATGACGAGGCGGGCAATTTTGCCTATCGCGTCGGGTTGCCCGGCAAGAGCGGGGTAGGCGGCGGGATTGTCGCAGTGGTGCCGGGGCAGTTCACAGTGTGCGTGTGGTCGCCGGAGTTGAACGCGGCGGGGAATTCGCTGGCGGGGATGAAGGCGTTGGAGTTGTTGAGTGAGCGGATTGGGTGGTCGGTGTTTTGA
- a CDS encoding AraC family transcriptional regulator, with translation MKHHRLEMHDRSMVKDADLFPRAVVAVGATSTSDTWEHAQHAHRKGQLLYTLRGVIHCEIEAGIWIVPPQCALWIPGGTSHAARGSGEAEVYCLLIDPDAACALAPQCCTLAVSGLLHELISKAVSFPLLYDESGAQGRLINTLLDELAAAPVEALHLPMPQDPRLRRLADSLLAEPADKATLGQWAVRIGMSERSMTRLLLEELGLSFGRWRRQLHVILSLQRLAKGESVQRVALDLGYENASGFITMFRKTMGQPPARYLADRAGALNALAPATIALN, from the coding sequence ATGAAACACCATCGCCTTGAAATGCATGACCGCTCGATGGTCAAGGATGCAGATCTATTCCCCCGCGCGGTGGTGGCCGTGGGCGCCACCAGCACGTCTGACACCTGGGAGCATGCGCAACACGCGCACCGCAAGGGCCAGTTGCTGTACACCCTGCGCGGGGTCATCCATTGCGAGATCGAGGCGGGTATCTGGATCGTGCCACCGCAATGCGCACTGTGGATTCCCGGCGGTACGTCCCATGCGGCACGCGGGTCTGGCGAAGCGGAAGTCTATTGCCTGTTGATCGATCCCGACGCCGCCTGCGCCCTGGCCCCGCAATGCTGCACCCTGGCCGTGTCAGGGCTGTTGCATGAGCTGATCAGCAAGGCGGTGAGTTTCCCGCTGCTCTACGACGAAAGCGGCGCCCAGGGCCGCTTGATCAACACCTTGCTGGATGAGTTGGCCGCTGCACCTGTCGAAGCCTTGCACTTGCCGATGCCACAAGACCCACGGTTGCGCCGACTGGCCGATAGCCTGCTGGCCGAACCGGCGGACAAGGCCACGCTCGGTCAATGGGCCGTGCGCATCGGCATGAGCGAGCGCAGCATGACGCGCCTGTTGCTGGAGGAACTGGGGCTGAGTTTTGGCCGCTGGCGCCGGCAGTTGCATGTGATCTTGTCACTGCAACGGCTGGCCAAAGGTGAGAGTGTGCAGCGCGTGGCCCTGGACTTGGGCTATGAGAACGCCAGCGGCTTTATCACCATGTTCCGCAAGACGATGGGCCAGCCGCCGGCGCGTTACCTGGCAGACCGTGCCGGGGCCTTGAACGCCCTTGCGCCGGCGACGATTGCGCTCAACTGA
- a CDS encoding ABC transporter ATP-binding protein produces the protein MVARAHAVSASEGLALRIENLSHGFALDGQHLPVLERVSLDVAPGEFVALLGPSGCGKSTLLRLVAGLEPADSGRLLADGDAITGPDPSRVVVFQDPTLYPWRRVWDNVAVGLEAQGLLKSHSAKVDEALEKVGLSQFARAYPRQLSGGMAQRVALARALVNQPRLLILDEPLGKLDSLTRITMQKELIDLWQRQGYTALLVTHDVEEALLLANRVIVFSDRPAKIQAQLTIERPYPRHRDDPYLVDLRRQILGLLGLGENW, from the coding sequence ATGGTAGCCCGGGCACACGCAGTATCGGCGTCGGAAGGTTTGGCGCTACGTATAGAAAACCTCAGCCATGGCTTTGCCCTGGACGGCCAGCATCTGCCGGTGCTGGAGCGGGTTTCGCTGGACGTGGCACCCGGCGAGTTCGTGGCCTTGCTCGGGCCTTCGGGGTGCGGCAAGTCGACCTTGCTGCGCCTGGTGGCCGGCCTGGAACCGGCGGACTCCGGCCGCTTGCTGGCAGACGGTGACGCCATCACCGGCCCGGACCCGAGCCGTGTGGTGGTGTTCCAGGACCCGACGCTCTACCCATGGCGCCGGGTGTGGGACAACGTCGCCGTCGGCCTGGAAGCCCAGGGCCTGCTCAAGAGCCATTCGGCCAAGGTCGATGAAGCTTTGGAGAAAGTCGGCCTTAGCCAGTTCGCGCGCGCGTATCCACGGCAGTTGTCCGGTGGCATGGCGCAACGGGTCGCCTTGGCTCGCGCACTGGTCAATCAACCGCGCCTGCTGATCCTGGATGAGCCTTTAGGCAAGCTCGACTCACTGACCCGCATCACCATGCAAAAAGAGCTGATCGACCTGTGGCAACGCCAGGGCTACACGGCGCTGCTGGTGACCCATGATGTGGAAGAAGCCTTGCTGCTGGCCAACCGGGTGATCGTGTTCAGCGACCGTCCGGCGAAAATCCAGGCGCAGTTGACCATCGAACGGCCGTATCCTCGGCACCGAGATGATCCATATCTGGTGGACTTGCGGCGGCAGATCCTGGGCTTGTTGGGGCTGGGCGAAAACTGGTAA